In Salinisphaera sp. LB1, one genomic interval encodes:
- a CDS encoding fatty acyl-AMP ligase, translating into MIKPTPTEQWLSMRRGDFASLGDALDYAGEGETGFNFYTGRGELSDVLSYADLRRRARDTAQRLMSLNLGEGARVALVADTVPGFMVCFFACQYAGYVPVPLPVIVGLGSRDAYIRQLRSLLQGCHADVALAPEAFMSFLESAADGMTLSFLGSYDSLDTLSPAQAEWPASDATRTAYLQYTSGSTQFPRGVVISQAQVMQNLSSILELGVQMRADDRLVSWLPLYHDMGLVGFMLAALTSQRSVDYLATRDFAMRPRQWLSLISRNRGTISFSPSFGYELCSRRIRHNADDFDLSSWRIAGAGAETIRPDSLDRFADTLAPAKFDRRAFVACYGMAECSLAISFAPLDRGLAVDHVDAEALAESGAAVPASSESDQRAARFVECGEILPEYDFEIRGDAGEALGERQVGTVHVRGPSVMSGYFEQPEESARVLSDDGWLNTGDLGYRIGRRIVITGRAKDLIIVNGRNIWPQDLEWLAESQPELRPGDALAFAAPSESGSDGAVLVIQCRVRDPRDREALIKRLEGLMRRECGVECLVEAVEPHTLPRTSSGKLSRAGARRDYIERLAERLQRRQATSSAEAAVVESDRQAG; encoded by the coding sequence ATGATCAAGCCAACGCCCACGGAACAGTGGCTATCGATGCGTCGGGGCGATTTCGCCTCGCTTGGAGACGCGCTCGACTACGCGGGCGAAGGCGAGACGGGTTTCAATTTCTATACCGGTCGCGGTGAATTGTCCGACGTGCTCAGCTATGCCGATCTGCGCCGCCGAGCGCGCGATACGGCGCAGCGGTTGATGTCGCTCAATCTGGGCGAGGGCGCGCGTGTTGCGCTCGTCGCGGATACCGTGCCCGGTTTCATGGTGTGTTTCTTCGCATGCCAGTACGCTGGCTATGTACCTGTCCCGCTGCCGGTGATCGTGGGTCTGGGCAGTCGGGATGCCTACATCCGCCAGCTGCGTTCGCTGCTTCAGGGGTGTCATGCCGACGTGGCCCTGGCGCCCGAGGCGTTCATGAGTTTTCTCGAGTCCGCCGCCGATGGCATGACGCTGTCGTTTCTCGGCAGTTACGACTCCCTGGATACGTTGTCGCCGGCCCAGGCTGAATGGCCGGCGTCGGACGCCACCCGTACGGCCTATCTGCAATACACCTCGGGCAGCACGCAGTTTCCGCGCGGGGTAGTGATCTCCCAGGCCCAGGTGATGCAGAATCTGTCCAGTATTCTGGAATTGGGCGTGCAGATGCGCGCCGACGATCGTCTGGTGTCGTGGCTGCCGCTGTACCACGACATGGGGTTGGTCGGTTTCATGCTGGCCGCGCTGACCTCGCAACGATCGGTCGATTATCTGGCGACGCGCGATTTCGCGATGCGTCCGCGTCAGTGGTTGTCGCTGATCAGCCGCAATCGCGGCACGATTTCGTTCAGCCCGTCGTTCGGCTATGAGCTGTGCTCGCGCCGTATCCGGCACAATGCCGACGATTTCGACCTGTCGAGCTGGCGGATTGCCGGTGCCGGCGCGGAAACCATTCGGCCGGACTCGCTGGATCGTTTCGCCGATACTCTGGCGCCCGCCAAGTTCGATCGCCGGGCTTTCGTGGCGTGCTATGGCATGGCCGAGTGTTCGCTGGCGATCAGTTTTGCGCCGCTGGACCGAGGGTTGGCGGTTGATCATGTCGACGCCGAGGCGTTGGCTGAATCCGGGGCCGCTGTGCCGGCCTCGTCCGAAAGTGATCAGCGGGCGGCACGTTTCGTCGAGTGCGGCGAAATCCTGCCCGAATACGATTTCGAGATTCGCGGCGACGCGGGTGAGGCGCTGGGTGAGCGCCAGGTTGGCACCGTGCATGTGCGCGGCCCGAGCGTCATGTCCGGCTACTTCGAACAGCCCGAGGAGAGCGCGCGCGTGCTTTCGGATGACGGCTGGCTCAATACCGGCGACCTGGGTTATCGCATTGGTCGCCGCATCGTGATTACCGGTCGCGCCAAGGATCTGATCATCGTGAATGGCCGCAACATCTGGCCGCAGGATCTCGAGTGGCTGGCCGAGTCCCAGCCCGAGCTGCGCCCGGGCGATGCACTGGCCTTCGCGGCGCCGTCCGAATCCGGCAGCGATGGCGCGGTGCTGGTCATCCAGTGCCGGGTGCGCGATCCGCGGGATCGCGAGGCCTTGATCAAGCGGCTGGAAGGGCTGATGCGTCGCGAGTGTGGCGTCGAGTGTCTGGTCGAGGCGGTCGAACCGCATACCCTGCCGCGAACGTCGTCGGGCAAGCTTTCGCGGGCCGGCGCACGTCGTGACTATATCGAGCGGCTGGCCGAGCGGCTCCAGCGTCGACAGGCGACTTCGTCCGCCGAGGCGGCTGTGGTCGAAAGCGATCGACAGGCCGGCTAG
- a CDS encoding SDR family oxidoreductase codes for MSRPRPASPEVTLITGASQGIGYALALELARRGDTVAVLARRRAELDELVRRITVEGGRALAVTADVTDRAALAAAADRVRAEFGPITRLVANAGGGSSTHVRHYDAQAVEDTVQLNLMGTANAVGVVLDDMLAAGHGHLVAMGSLAAMRGLPTAAAYSAAKAGVANFMESLAIDLRHSGIDVTLLEPGFVAKPDSKKRRGRMRMPLSIASARMATAIVARRRYWRGPTGLVFAANILRLLPFSVYSRVLAGRGRSADS; via the coding sequence ATGAGCCGGCCCCGTCCGGCAAGTCCGGAGGTGACGCTGATAACAGGCGCCTCGCAGGGGATTGGCTATGCTCTGGCCCTGGAATTGGCGCGGCGTGGCGATACGGTCGCCGTTCTGGCGCGTCGCCGGGCCGAACTGGATGAACTGGTCCGGCGCATCACCGTCGAGGGCGGGCGTGCACTGGCGGTGACCGCCGACGTGACCGACCGGGCCGCACTGGCTGCGGCGGCGGATCGGGTGCGGGCCGAGTTCGGCCCGATTACGCGTCTGGTTGCCAACGCCGGCGGCGGATCCTCGACCCACGTGCGGCACTACGACGCGCAGGCGGTGGAAGACACGGTTCAGCTCAATTTGATGGGGACGGCCAACGCCGTCGGCGTGGTTCTCGACGACATGCTCGCCGCCGGGCACGGGCATCTGGTGGCCATGGGCAGCCTGGCGGCGATGCGGGGATTGCCGACCGCGGCCGCGTACTCGGCGGCCAAGGCGGGCGTGGCGAACTTCATGGAAAGCCTCGCTATTGATCTGCGTCATAGTGGCATCGACGTAACACTGTTAGAACCAGGGTTCGTGGCCAAGCCAGATTCGAAAAAGCGTCGAGGTCGAATGCGCATGCCGTTGTCTATCGCCAGCGCCCGGATGGCAACGGCCATCGTCGCCCGTCGGCGCTACTGGCGCGGCCCGACTGGTCTGGTATTTGCCGCCAACATACTGCGATTGCTACCTTTTTCGGTCTACAGTCGAGTGCTGGCCGGGCGAGGTCGGAGCGCCGATTCGTGA
- a CDS encoding aspartyl/asparaginyl beta-hydroxylase domain-containing protein, with product MSADSSGIAGFRRKAVKRFGKKLFRGTLMDFLSAQSKIPDEPVLDNALFPWAEGVRLQWTAMRDELDQLLERRNALPSFQEISPDQSRISTDDQWKTFWLHGFGERMEFGRKLCPATSAALDQIPGLSNAFFSILGPGKHIPRHRGVTKGLVRCHIGLRVPDSSEPCLIQVEDVDCHWKEGGMFFFDDTYRHEVWNKTDGERAVLLFDIERPMGLPGRAVSRAMIAALKRTAYFRDAMANQRAWEARYRAATA from the coding sequence ATGAGTGCTGATTCGTCCGGTATCGCCGGATTTCGACGCAAGGCCGTCAAGCGTTTCGGCAAGAAGCTGTTCCGCGGCACGCTGATGGATTTTCTCTCCGCCCAGTCCAAAATCCCGGACGAGCCGGTGCTCGACAACGCCTTGTTCCCCTGGGCCGAGGGCGTACGCCTGCAGTGGACGGCCATGCGTGACGAACTGGATCAACTGTTGGAGCGGCGCAACGCGCTGCCCAGCTTCCAGGAAATCAGCCCGGATCAGTCACGCATCTCCACTGACGATCAGTGGAAGACGTTCTGGCTGCACGGGTTCGGTGAGCGCATGGAGTTCGGCCGCAAGCTGTGTCCCGCCACATCCGCCGCACTCGATCAGATCCCCGGTCTGTCGAATGCCTTCTTCTCGATCCTCGGACCCGGCAAGCATATTCCGCGTCATCGCGGTGTGACCAAGGGACTGGTCCGCTGCCATATCGGGCTGCGGGTGCCCGATTCGTCCGAGCCATGTCTGATTCAGGTTGAGGACGTAGACTGCCACTGGAAGGAAGGCGGTATGTTCTTTTTCGATGATACCTATCGGCATGAAGTCTGGAACAAGACGGACGGCGAGCGCGCTGTCCTGTTGTTCGATATCGAGCGGCCCATGGGGCTGCCGGGCCGGGCCGTGTCGCGGGCCATGATCGCGGCGCTCAAGCGCACCGCGTATTTTCGCGATGCCATGGCCAACCAGCGGGCATGGGAAGCGCGCTACCGGGCGGCCACGGCCTAG